In Luteibacter mycovicinus, a genomic segment contains:
- a CDS encoding DUF6587 family protein produces MSTFELFQGLVIGVAVAVAAYVAFRKLLPKTSTRVLARVSAWLNRDGRPAMVRSLGKRVQPAAATGSCGDGCGSCGSCGPVAPKSAAQPLEFRPRG; encoded by the coding sequence ATGAGCACGTTCGAACTGTTTCAGGGCTTGGTTATCGGCGTGGCTGTCGCGGTCGCGGCGTATGTGGCGTTCCGGAAGCTGCTGCCGAAGACGTCGACGCGGGTGCTGGCGCGGGTGTCGGCATGGCTCAATCGCGACGGCAGGCCGGCGATGGTCCGGTCGCTGGGAAAGCGTGTGCAACCTGCCGCGGCGACCGGAAGTTGCGGGGACGGGTGCGGGTCGTGTGGGAGCTGTGGGCCTGTGGCGCCGAAGAGTGCGGCGCAGCCGCTGGAGTTCCGGCCGCGCGGCTGA